One Curtobacterium sp. MCLR17_007 DNA window includes the following coding sequences:
- a CDS encoding FKBP-type peptidyl-prolyl cis-trans isomerase yields MKRLRLLPIALVPAVVLGLAACSGSGSSDASSSPSASASASTAAITSCPKPGKSSAAIDVTGDFGGTTAPTVTFDKGLKASPPQATTVTKGTGADLKKGDFAQVAYSVYQASTAKKLGTVGFDQGNAQVLSVGGSGFGALLSCAHVGDRIAAIGASAALGFNTGGDIVVVADVVAQTPTKSTGTPQTQDPKLPTVKDKASGVPEITIPDVDAPSTTTPEVIKQGDGATIAEGDTALVQYKGVVYKTGKEFDSSWSKGAPTTFTIAEGSLIKGFVTGLVGQKIGSQVMIVVTPEDGYGATPPEGSNIPKNATLVFVVDILAKG; encoded by the coding sequence GTGAAGCGTCTCCGCCTGCTCCCGATCGCCCTCGTCCCCGCCGTCGTCCTGGGCCTCGCCGCCTGTTCCGGGTCCGGGTCGAGCGACGCATCCTCGTCCCCGTCCGCCTCGGCCAGTGCGTCGACCGCAGCGATCACCAGCTGCCCGAAGCCCGGCAAGTCCTCCGCGGCGATCGACGTCACGGGTGACTTCGGTGGGACCACCGCGCCGACCGTGACGTTCGACAAGGGCCTCAAGGCCTCCCCGCCGCAGGCGACGACGGTCACGAAGGGCACCGGCGCCGACCTGAAGAAGGGCGACTTCGCCCAGGTGGCCTACAGCGTCTACCAGGCCTCGACCGCCAAGAAGCTCGGCACGGTCGGGTTCGACCAGGGCAACGCCCAGGTCCTCTCCGTCGGCGGCAGCGGCTTCGGCGCGCTCCTGTCCTGCGCGCACGTGGGTGACCGCATCGCGGCCATCGGCGCGTCGGCTGCGCTCGGCTTCAACACCGGCGGTGACATCGTCGTCGTCGCTGACGTCGTCGCGCAGACCCCCACCAAGTCCACCGGCACCCCGCAGACCCAGGACCCGAAGCTGCCGACGGTCAAGGACAAGGCCAGCGGCGTGCCCGAGATCACCATCCCCGACGTCGACGCGCCCAGCACGACGACGCCCGAGGTCATCAAGCAGGGCGACGGCGCGACCATCGCCGAGGGCGACACCGCGCTCGTGCAGTACAAGGGCGTCGTCTACAAGACCGGCAAGGAGTTCGACTCCTCGTGGTCGAAGGGCGCACCGACGACCTTCACCATCGCCGAGGGCTCGCTCATCAAGGGCTTCGTCACCGGGCTGGTCGGCCAGAAGATCGGCTCGCAGGTGATGATCGTCGTCACCCCGGAGGACGGGTACGGCGCCACCCCGCCCGAGGGCTCGAACATCCCCAAGAACGCGACGCTCGTCTTCGTCGTCGACATCCTCGCGAAGGGCTGA
- a CDS encoding cysteine hydrolase, whose product MTVADAASAVADVDLTDAWLVVIDMQRVFTGDSPWSTPGYDRASAAIERILPRFAGRTVRTRFVAPEQPTGAWVDYYRDWPFALVAADDPLYDLTEPFAAVDGPVVTATTFGKWGTDLPALVGDHPHLVLVGVSTDCCVLSTALAAADAGVHVTVVADACAGASDADHERALAAMRLYGPLVTVVDTL is encoded by the coding sequence ATGACGGTCGCCGACGCCGCGTCCGCCGTGGCCGACGTCGACCTCACCGACGCGTGGCTCGTCGTCATCGACATGCAGCGGGTCTTCACCGGCGACAGCCCGTGGTCGACGCCCGGGTACGACCGAGCGTCCGCGGCGATCGAGCGGATCCTGCCCCGGTTCGCCGGACGGACCGTCCGGACGCGGTTCGTGGCACCGGAGCAGCCGACGGGGGCCTGGGTCGACTACTACCGCGACTGGCCGTTCGCTCTCGTGGCCGCGGACGACCCGCTGTACGACCTGACCGAGCCGTTCGCGGCGGTCGACGGTCCCGTCGTCACCGCGACGACCTTCGGCAAGTGGGGCACGGACCTCCCGGCCCTGGTGGGCGACCACCCGCACCTGGTGCTGGTCGGCGTCTCGACCGACTGCTGCGTGCTGTCGACCGCCCTGGCGGCAGCGGACGCCGGCGTCCACGTGACGGTCGTGGCGGATGCGTGCGCCGGTGCGAGCGACGCCGACCACGAGCGCGCCCTGGCCGCGATGCGGTTGTACGGCCCGCTGGTCACGGTCGTCGACACCCTGTGA
- a CDS encoding proline--tRNA ligase: MVTRLSHLFLRTLRDDPSDAEVTSAKLLVRAGYVRRQAPGIFAWLPLGLRVRARIEGIIRDEMQAAGAQEVLLPALVPREPYEATNRWTEYGDGIFRLKDRKDADYLLAPTHEELFALLVKDLYSSYKDLPVTLFQIQDKYRDEARPRAGLLRGREFTMKDAYSFDVTDAGLDASYQTMRDAYERIFSRLGLEYAIVKADAGAMGGSKSEEFLHPIAVGEDTFVRSAGGYAANVEAYVTPVPDALPIGGQPEPVLLPAADTPTISTLVDHANQVVPRDGSPWTAADTLKNVVLALTQLDGSRELVVVGLPGDRDVDLKRAEVAFAPAEVEAAGDDDFRKHRGLVKGYIGPQVLGADSTTGIRYVVDPRVVDGTSWLTGANERGVHVAGLVAGRDFVHDGVAEVSDVRAGDPAPDGSGPLETARGMEIGHVFQLGRKYAEALGLKVQDENGKLVTVTMGSYGIGVTRILAILAEAHNDDKGLAWPKHVAPFDVHVVATGKDATAYDLATSIVEQLEGDRYEVLYDDRPKVSPGVKLRDAELLGMPVVVVAGRGAADGIVEVWDRASGDRTEVPVAQLLEAVRAI; the protein is encoded by the coding sequence GTGGTCACACGGCTCTCACATCTGTTCCTCCGCACGCTCCGCGACGACCCCTCCGACGCCGAGGTGACGAGCGCCAAGCTGCTCGTCCGCGCCGGGTACGTCCGTCGCCAGGCCCCGGGCATCTTCGCCTGGCTGCCGCTCGGTCTGCGCGTGCGCGCCCGCATCGAGGGCATCATCCGCGACGAGATGCAGGCGGCGGGTGCGCAGGAGGTCCTGCTGCCGGCCCTCGTCCCGCGTGAGCCGTACGAGGCGACGAACCGCTGGACCGAGTACGGCGACGGCATCTTCCGGCTCAAGGACCGCAAGGACGCCGACTACCTGCTCGCGCCCACGCACGAAGAGCTCTTCGCGCTGCTGGTCAAGGACCTGTACTCGTCGTACAAGGACCTCCCCGTCACGCTGTTCCAGATCCAGGACAAGTACCGCGACGAAGCCCGTCCGCGCGCTGGGCTGCTGCGCGGTCGCGAGTTCACGATGAAGGACGCCTACTCGTTCGACGTGACGGACGCCGGGCTCGACGCGAGCTACCAGACCATGCGCGACGCGTACGAGCGGATCTTCTCCCGTCTGGGGCTCGAGTACGCGATCGTCAAGGCCGACGCCGGCGCGATGGGCGGCTCGAAGTCCGAGGAGTTCCTGCACCCGATCGCCGTCGGCGAGGACACCTTCGTCCGCAGCGCCGGCGGGTACGCCGCCAACGTCGAGGCCTACGTCACGCCGGTCCCCGATGCGCTGCCGATCGGCGGCCAGCCCGAGCCGGTGCTGCTGCCCGCGGCCGACACGCCGACCATCAGCACCCTCGTCGACCACGCCAACCAGGTCGTCCCCCGCGACGGCTCCCCGTGGACGGCAGCCGACACGCTCAAGAACGTCGTGCTCGCGCTGACGCAGCTCGACGGGTCGCGGGAGCTCGTCGTCGTCGGGCTGCCCGGGGACCGCGACGTCGACCTCAAGCGTGCCGAGGTGGCCTTCGCCCCGGCCGAGGTCGAAGCCGCTGGTGACGACGACTTCCGCAAGCACCGGGGCCTGGTCAAGGGCTACATCGGTCCGCAGGTGCTCGGTGCCGACAGCACGACGGGCATCCGCTACGTCGTCGACCCGCGCGTGGTCGACGGCACGAGCTGGCTCACCGGCGCGAACGAGCGCGGGGTGCACGTGGCCGGCCTGGTCGCCGGTCGCGACTTCGTCCACGACGGTGTTGCCGAGGTCTCCGACGTCCGCGCCGGCGACCCGGCACCCGACGGCTCGGGCCCGCTCGAGACCGCGCGCGGCATGGAGATCGGCCACGTCTTCCAGCTCGGTCGCAAGTACGCCGAAGCGCTCGGGCTCAAGGTGCAGGACGAGAACGGCAAGCTCGTCACGGTCACGATGGGTTCCTACGGCATCGGTGTGACCCGGATCCTAGCGATCCTGGCCGAGGCGCACAATGACGACAAGGGCCTGGCGTGGCCCAAGCACGTCGCTCCGTTCGACGTGCACGTCGTGGCGACGGGCAAGGACGCGACGGCGTACGACCTCGCCACGAGCATCGTCGAGCAGCTCGAGGGGGACCGCTACGAGGTCCTGTACGACGACCGCCCCAAGGTCTCACCGGGTGTCAAGCTCCGCGACGCCGAACTGCTCGGCATGCCGGTCGTGGTGGTCGCCGGGCGCGGTGCAGCCGACGGGATCGTCGAGGTCTGGGACCGCGCGAGCGGCGACCGCACCGAGGTCCCGGTCGCACAGCTGCTCGAGGCCGTCCGGGCGATCTAG
- a CDS encoding site-2 protease family protein yields the protein MTVGTVLLFVLGVVVFIIGLLVSIGLHELGHLAFAKLFRVKVTQYSLGFGKTIWSFRRGETEYGIRPILLGGYISMVGMLKPRASGRAITNTGMYSAFVQDARQASAEQIAESGGDDSRAFYRLTPWKRIIVMVAGPAMNLVIGIVLFGVLLVGFGAPTTTFTSSVDCVLPTTQSTECSPGDAVSPAKEAGIRSGDVVVAVGRTENPTITQVSNAFQRSAGEQVTVVVERDGERKTLQVTPALATRDVYDASGKIVEQSDGTAKTQQVGVVGVSIGQTLVRQSPAAVLPATGAQIGASAHLIIDLPQRLVAVWNAAFGSQARSADSPVSVVGVGRAIGTVSSMSGVPVVDKIYTILGLLASLNIGLFVLNMVPLLPLDGGHIAGALWETVKRRAFTLVGKADPGPIDLAKTMPLTMVVVVLLAGMSALLIYADIVRPVNLFG from the coding sequence GTGACCGTCGGAACCGTGCTCCTGTTCGTCCTCGGCGTGGTCGTGTTCATCATCGGCCTGCTCGTCTCGATCGGGCTCCACGAGCTCGGTCACCTCGCCTTCGCGAAGCTGTTCCGCGTCAAGGTGACGCAGTACTCGCTCGGGTTCGGGAAGACGATCTGGTCGTTCCGACGGGGGGAGACCGAGTACGGGATCCGTCCGATCCTGCTGGGCGGCTACATCTCGATGGTCGGCATGCTGAAGCCCCGCGCCTCCGGCCGTGCCATCACCAACACCGGCATGTACAGCGCCTTCGTCCAGGACGCCCGCCAGGCCAGCGCCGAACAGATCGCCGAGTCGGGTGGGGACGACTCCCGCGCGTTCTACCGACTCACGCCGTGGAAGCGCATCATCGTGATGGTCGCCGGGCCGGCCATGAACCTGGTGATCGGCATCGTCCTGTTCGGCGTGCTGCTCGTGGGCTTCGGGGCCCCCACGACGACCTTCACGTCGAGCGTGGACTGCGTGCTGCCCACGACGCAGTCGACGGAGTGCTCCCCCGGCGACGCCGTGTCACCCGCCAAGGAAGCCGGCATCCGATCCGGTGACGTCGTCGTCGCAGTGGGCCGGACCGAGAACCCGACCATCACGCAGGTCTCGAACGCGTTCCAGCGGTCGGCTGGCGAGCAGGTCACGGTCGTCGTCGAGCGTGACGGCGAGCGGAAGACCCTGCAGGTCACACCGGCACTGGCGACCCGCGACGTGTACGACGCGTCCGGCAAGATCGTCGAACAGTCCGACGGCACCGCCAAGACGCAGCAGGTCGGCGTCGTCGGCGTGTCGATCGGACAGACCCTGGTGCGGCAGTCGCCGGCGGCGGTGCTGCCCGCGACCGGCGCGCAGATCGGGGCGTCCGCGCACCTGATCATCGACCTGCCGCAGCGCCTGGTCGCCGTCTGGAACGCGGCGTTCGGCTCACAGGCCCGGTCGGCGGACAGCCCCGTCTCGGTCGTCGGCGTCGGCAGGGCGATCGGCACGGTGTCGTCGATGAGCGGCGTGCCCGTGGTGGACAAGATCTACACGATCCTCGGGCTGCTCGCGTCGCTCAACATCGGGCTGTTCGTGCTCAACATGGTGCCGCTCCTGCCCCTCGACGGCGGACACATCGCGGGTGCGCTCTGGGAGACGGTCAAGCGGCGGGCGTTCACGCTCGTCGGCAAGGCCGACCCGGGTCCGATCGACCTGGCGAAGACCATGCCGCTCACGATGGTGGTGGTCGTGCTGCTCGCGGGCATGAGCGCCCTGCTGATCTACGCCGACATCGTCCGTCCGGTCAACCTGTTCGGGTAG
- the ispG gene encoding flavodoxin-dependent (E)-4-hydroxy-3-methylbut-2-enyl-diphosphate synthase: MPKAPETLAPRRKSRQIRVGKVLVGGDAPVSVQSMTTTQTTNINATLQQIAELTASGCDIVRVAVPTQDDADALAIIAKKSQIPVIADIHFQPKYVFQAIDAGCAAVRVNPGNIRKFDDQVGAIAAAAKAANVSLRIGVNAGSLEPSLLQKYGKATPEALVESAVWEASLFEEHDFHDFKISVKHNDPVIMVKAYRQLAERGDWPLHLGVTEAGPEFQGTIKSATAFGILLGEGIGDTIRVSLSAPPAQEVKVGLQILQSLNLRERKLEIVSCPSCGRAQVDVYQLANDVTSGLEGMTVPLRVAVMGCVVNGPGEAREADLGVASGNGKGQIFVKGEVIKTVPESEIVKTLIDEANRLADEMGPAAGTGKPLVVTS, encoded by the coding sequence ATGCCCAAGGCCCCGGAAACCCTCGCCCCTCGTCGCAAGTCCCGGCAGATCCGGGTCGGCAAGGTGCTGGTCGGCGGCGACGCACCCGTGTCGGTGCAGTCGATGACCACGACGCAGACCACCAACATCAACGCGACGCTGCAGCAGATCGCCGAGCTCACCGCCTCCGGCTGCGACATCGTGCGCGTGGCCGTGCCGACGCAGGACGACGCCGACGCGCTGGCGATCATCGCGAAGAAGTCGCAGATCCCGGTCATCGCCGACATCCACTTCCAGCCCAAGTACGTCTTCCAGGCGATCGACGCCGGGTGCGCCGCGGTCCGCGTGAACCCGGGCAACATCCGCAAGTTCGACGACCAGGTCGGCGCGATCGCCGCGGCGGCCAAGGCCGCGAACGTCAGTCTGCGCATCGGGGTCAACGCCGGGTCGCTCGAGCCGAGCCTGCTGCAGAAGTACGGCAAGGCCACCCCCGAAGCCCTGGTCGAGTCGGCCGTCTGGGAAGCCTCCCTGTTCGAGGAGCACGACTTCCACGACTTCAAGATCTCGGTCAAGCACAACGACCCGGTCATCATGGTCAAGGCGTACCGCCAGCTCGCCGAGCGCGGCGACTGGCCCCTGCACCTCGGTGTGACCGAAGCGGGTCCGGAGTTCCAGGGCACCATCAAGAGCGCCACGGCGTTCGGCATCCTGCTCGGCGAGGGCATCGGCGACACCATCCGTGTCTCGCTCTCCGCACCCCCGGCACAAGAGGTCAAGGTCGGTCTGCAGATCCTGCAGTCGCTGAACCTGCGGGAGCGCAAGCTCGAGATCGTGTCCTGCCCCAGCTGCGGCCGCGCACAGGTCGACGTCTACCAGCTCGCCAACGACGTCACCTCGGGGCTCGAGGGCATGACCGTGCCCCTCCGCGTCGCGGTGATGGGCTGCGTCGTGAACGGTCCGGGTGAAGCCCGCGAAGCCGACCTCGGCGTCGCGTCCGGCAACGGCAAGGGCCAGATCTTCGTCAAGGGCGAGGTCATCAAGACCGTGCCCGAGAGCGAGATCGTCAAGACGCTCATCGACGAGGCCAACCGTCTGGCCGACGAGATGGGCCCCGCGGCCGGCACGGGCAAGCCGCTCGTCGTCACGTCCTGA
- a CDS encoding OsmC family protein, whose protein sequence is MHDHTYQVSVSWTGDRGTGTSGYRDYGRDHVVSAAGKHDLAGSADPTFRGDRDRWNPEELLTAALAQCHMLSYLHVAVTQGFTVLAYEDTATAALNTNRDGSGEITSATLHPVVTIAEADRVADADAAHTAANALCFIARSVAFPVHHDPVTLVRGSDSDAALGADSSTRAAD, encoded by the coding sequence ATGCACGACCACACGTACCAGGTGTCCGTCAGCTGGACCGGCGACCGGGGGACCGGCACGAGCGGGTACCGCGACTACGGCCGCGACCACGTCGTCTCCGCCGCCGGCAAACACGACCTGGCCGGTTCGGCCGACCCGACCTTCCGCGGCGATCGCGACCGGTGGAACCCGGAGGAGCTCCTGACGGCGGCACTCGCCCAGTGCCACATGCTGAGCTACCTGCACGTCGCCGTCACCCAGGGGTTCACGGTGCTCGCCTACGAGGACACGGCCACGGCCGCGCTCAACACGAACCGCGACGGCTCGGGCGAGATCACCTCGGCCACGCTGCACCCCGTCGTCACGATCGCCGAAGCGGACCGCGTCGCCGACGCCGACGCGGCGCACACCGCCGCGAACGCGCTGTGCTTCATCGCCCGCTCGGTGGCGTTCCCCGTGCACCACGACCCCGTCACCCTGGTGCGGGGTTCGGACTCCGACGCGGCACTCGGAGCGGACTCTTCGACACGTGCGGCAGACTGA
- a CDS encoding asparaginase yields the protein MTESTDVRTDRHPLTASGSVELAVLERSGFDESRHVGAGIVVDAAGAMIDSVGDVTASIYPRSTMKPFQALAIRRSGAVFSAEELVLTTASHAGTPAHQAVVQHMLHAYDHVEADLGCPPDMPYDRATARAMTEPRRLTMNCSGKHAGMLAACRVNGWDESSYLDIEHPMQQAVRATVEDATGETVDVVGIDGCGAPVFPLTFAGMARGIAGVVQRGDADTAALTDAVLAHPWAIDGVGRANTVTIERLGLVAKLGAEGVMVMARPGGAAVVVKVLDGALRAGTLAALTLLERNGVVSAEGVADVMATVGEKVLGGGVPVGAVRVGAGLR from the coding sequence ATGACGGAGAGCACCGATGTCCGCACCGACCGCCATCCTCTCACCGCGTCCGGGTCCGTCGAACTGGCGGTCCTGGAGCGTTCGGGGTTCGACGAGAGCCGGCACGTCGGCGCCGGGATCGTGGTCGACGCCGCGGGCGCGATGATCGACTCGGTCGGCGACGTCACCGCGAGCATCTACCCGCGCTCGACCATGAAGCCGTTCCAGGCCCTGGCGATCCGTCGCAGCGGGGCCGTGTTCTCCGCCGAGGAACTGGTGCTGACGACGGCGAGCCACGCGGGCACCCCCGCGCACCAGGCGGTCGTCCAGCACATGCTGCACGCCTACGACCACGTCGAAGCCGACCTGGGCTGCCCGCCCGACATGCCCTACGACCGCGCGACCGCTCGTGCGATGACCGAGCCCCGACGCCTGACGATGAACTGCTCCGGCAAGCACGCGGGCATGCTCGCCGCGTGCCGGGTCAACGGCTGGGACGAGTCGAGCTACCTGGACATCGAGCATCCGATGCAGCAGGCCGTCCGTGCCACCGTCGAGGACGCGACGGGCGAGACCGTCGACGTCGTCGGCATCGACGGGTGTGGCGCGCCGGTCTTCCCGTTGACGTTCGCGGGCATGGCACGGGGCATCGCCGGCGTCGTGCAGCGCGGCGACGCCGACACCGCGGCCCTGACCGACGCGGTGCTCGCGCACCCGTGGGCGATCGACGGTGTCGGCCGGGCGAACACCGTGACGATCGAACGCCTGGGTCTGGTCGCGAAGCTGGGCGCCGAGGGCGTCATGGTCATGGCGCGTCCGGGTGGCGCCGCGGTCGTCGTCAAGGTCCTGGACGGGGCGCTGCGGGCTGGCACGCTGGCGGCCCTGACCCTGCTGGAACGGAACGGCGTGGTGTCGGCGGAGGGCGTGGCCGACGTGATGGCGACCGTGGGCGAGAAGGTGCTCGGTGGCGGCGTGCCGGTGGGTGCCGTGCGCGTGGGGGCCGGCCTGCGCTGA
- the dxr gene encoding 1-deoxy-D-xylulose-5-phosphate reductoisomerase, protein MPVERRRVVLLGSTGSIGTQALDVIRRNPERFEVVGLTAGSNAAMLADQAAAFGVRDTALGATDAERLVRSVQADVVLNGITGSVGLGPTLATLETGATLALANKESLIVGGPLVRAAAAPGQIVPVDSEHSAIAQALRSGTDAEVRRLVLTASGGPFRGRSREELRDVTPAQALAHPTWDMGLVVTTNSATLVNKGLEVIEAHLLFDVPYDRIEVTVHAQSIVHSMVEFTDGSTIAQASPPDMRLPIALGMAWPHRVPEVGVPLDWTTASTWTFEPLDTDAFGAVALAKRVGELGGTHPAVFNAANEQAVAAFHAGAIGFLDIVDTVERVVDVHVAGESSLDGVLAAERWARDAADRVLAR, encoded by the coding sequence GTGCCCGTCGAGCGTCGCCGAGTCGTCCTCCTCGGCAGCACCGGGTCGATCGGCACCCAGGCGCTCGACGTCATCCGGCGCAACCCCGAGCGCTTCGAGGTCGTCGGCCTGACGGCGGGCAGCAACGCCGCGATGCTCGCCGACCAGGCCGCCGCCTTCGGAGTCCGTGACACCGCCCTCGGCGCGACCGACGCCGAGCGCCTGGTCCGCAGCGTCCAGGCCGACGTCGTCCTGAACGGCATCACGGGCTCGGTCGGCCTCGGCCCGACCCTCGCGACGCTCGAGACCGGTGCCACGCTCGCCCTCGCGAACAAGGAGAGCCTCATCGTCGGCGGTCCGCTCGTGCGCGCGGCGGCCGCGCCCGGGCAGATCGTCCCGGTCGACAGCGAGCACTCCGCGATCGCCCAGGCACTGCGCTCCGGCACCGACGCCGAGGTCCGCCGCCTGGTCCTCACCGCGAGCGGCGGACCGTTCCGCGGGCGGTCTCGCGAGGAACTCCGCGACGTCACCCCGGCGCAGGCACTCGCACACCCGACGTGGGACATGGGGCTCGTGGTCACCACGAACTCGGCCACCCTCGTCAACAAGGGCCTCGAGGTGATCGAGGCCCACCTGTTGTTCGACGTCCCCTACGACCGCATCGAGGTGACGGTCCACGCGCAGTCGATCGTGCACTCCATGGTGGAGTTCACCGACGGCTCGACGATCGCCCAGGCCTCGCCGCCCGACATGCGCCTGCCGATCGCGCTCGGGATGGCCTGGCCGCACCGGGTGCCCGAGGTCGGTGTGCCGCTCGACTGGACGACCGCCAGCACCTGGACCTTCGAACCGCTCGACACCGATGCGTTCGGCGCCGTCGCGCTGGCGAAGCGGGTCGGCGAGCTCGGCGGCACCCACCCGGCGGTGTTCAACGCCGCCAACGAGCAAGCCGTGGCCGCCTTCCACGCCGGTGCCATCGGGTTCCTCGACATCGTCGACACGGTCGAGCGCGTCGTCGACGTGCACGTCGCGGGGGAGTCCTCGCTCGACGGCGTCCTCGCCGCCGAGCGCTGGGCGCGCGACGCGGCAGACCGCGTGCTCGCGCGCTGA
- a CDS encoding cytosine permease has translation MSTAPEVRTVERQGIDVIAESERKGRPRGLFWPWFAANISVLGLSYGSFVLGFGISAAQATIVSVVGVAFSFLLCGIVAIAGKRGSAPTMVLSRAAFGVRGNRLPSFLSWVLTVGWETALAALAVLATSTVFRELGWDDGVLTKVVALIVVAALVIGAGIAGFDVIMRLQTVITVVTAVLTVVYIVLAAPSIDLGAIAALPSGSAQQVIGALVLVMTGFGLGWVNAAADYSRYLPRSASTGGVVWWTTFGGALAPAILVVTGVLLAGSSKQLNADIGADPIGALTTLLPVWFLIPFAIVAILGLVGGAVLDIYSSGLALLSAGVRIPRPVAAGVDGVFMIAGAVYVVFFASDFISPFQAFLVTLGVPVAAWCGVFVADVVLRRTAYAVGELHDRHGRYGDVRWGAIGLVVLGTVLGWGLVTNTYGVPSWLNWQGYLLEPFGLGGRTGAWAYANLGVLVALVVGFVGTLASRGSIRRQEARA, from the coding sequence ATGAGCACAGCGCCCGAGGTCCGGACGGTCGAGCGGCAGGGCATCGACGTCATCGCCGAGTCCGAACGCAAGGGACGCCCACGCGGGTTGTTCTGGCCGTGGTTCGCCGCCAACATCTCGGTGCTCGGACTGAGCTACGGGTCGTTCGTCCTGGGGTTCGGCATCTCGGCGGCACAGGCGACCATCGTGTCCGTCGTCGGTGTCGCGTTCTCGTTCCTGCTGTGCGGGATCGTCGCGATCGCCGGCAAGCGCGGGTCCGCGCCGACGATGGTCCTCAGCCGGGCGGCGTTCGGCGTCCGCGGCAACCGGCTGCCGTCGTTCCTCAGCTGGGTCCTCACCGTCGGGTGGGAGACCGCCCTCGCCGCACTGGCCGTGTTGGCGACCTCGACCGTGTTCCGTGAGCTCGGCTGGGACGATGGTGTCCTGACCAAGGTGGTCGCCCTCATCGTCGTCGCGGCCCTGGTGATCGGAGCCGGCATCGCCGGGTTCGACGTGATCATGCGGCTGCAGACCGTGATCACCGTGGTCACCGCTGTCCTGACCGTGGTCTACATCGTGCTGGCGGCACCGTCGATCGACCTCGGCGCGATCGCGGCGTTGCCCTCGGGCAGCGCGCAGCAGGTGATCGGAGCGCTCGTCCTCGTGATGACCGGCTTCGGCCTGGGCTGGGTGAACGCGGCGGCGGACTACTCGCGCTACCTGCCCCGGTCGGCGTCGACCGGCGGCGTCGTCTGGTGGACGACGTTCGGCGGCGCGCTCGCCCCGGCGATCCTCGTCGTGACGGGGGTCCTGCTCGCTGGTTCGTCGAAGCAGCTCAACGCGGACATCGGCGCGGACCCGATCGGGGCCCTGACGACCCTGCTGCCCGTCTGGTTCCTCATCCCGTTCGCGATCGTGGCGATCCTCGGACTGGTCGGCGGCGCCGTCCTCGACATCTACTCGTCCGGGCTCGCGCTCCTGAGCGCCGGTGTCCGCATCCCCCGTCCCGTCGCGGCCGGGGTCGATGGCGTGTTCATGATCGCCGGAGCCGTGTACGTCGTGTTCTTCGCGTCCGACTTCATCTCCCCGTTCCAGGCGTTCCTGGTGACGCTCGGTGTCCCGGTCGCCGCGTGGTGCGGGGTGTTCGTCGCCGACGTGGTGCTGCGTCGGACGGCGTACGCCGTAGGCGAGCTGCACGACCGGCACGGGCGGTACGGCGACGTCCGCTGGGGCGCGATCGGGCTCGTCGTGCTCGGGACGGTGCTCGGGTGGGGGCTCGTCACCAACACGTACGGCGTCCCGTCCTGGCTGAACTGGCAGGGGTACCTCCTCGAGCCCTTCGGCCTGGGTGGCAGGACCGGCGCCTGGGCCTACGCCAACCTCGGGGTCCTGGTCGCGCTCGTCGTCGGGTTCGTCGGGACGCTCGCCTCGCGGGGGTCCATCCGGCGCCAGGAGGCACGGGCATGA